Proteins from one Pseudomonas sp. KBS0710 genomic window:
- the pgaC gene encoding poly-beta-1,6-N-acetyl-D-glucosamine synthase, protein MFDRILALLVLALVLGVPLGLIFLVTGQFLMDFVFFYPLFMSALWIAGGLYFWLHWERHWPWKEDTPAPTLAGNPLISIIIPCYNEGDNAADTIHAALNQLYPNIEVIAVNDGSSDNTAAVLDALALENPRLRVLHLAQNQGKAVALRMGAVAARSEYLVCIDGDALLDKNAAAYMVAPMLDNPRLGAVTGNPRIRTRSTLIGRVQVGEFSSIIGLIKRTQRVFGRIFTVSGVVVAFRKKALDRIDYWSTDMITEDIDVSWKLQLDHWAIFYEPRALCWILMPETVGGLWKQRLRWAQGGAEVLFKNIRGIWQWRHRYLWPLLFEYCLSTGWAFTFLLSVIFWGVGKFVVLPQAIAVDSLVPPAFTGLVLAMVCLLQFAVSILIDRRYEKDLWKTLFWTVWYPMVFWLVSLFTTLVSFPKVLFNQHQKRARWVSPDRGIKPSEEEA, encoded by the coding sequence ATGTTCGACAGAATCCTGGCTTTACTCGTGTTGGCGTTGGTATTGGGTGTGCCCCTGGGCCTGATCTTCCTGGTTACCGGGCAGTTCCTGATGGACTTCGTGTTTTTCTACCCGCTGTTCATGTCGGCGCTGTGGATCGCCGGCGGGCTGTACTTCTGGCTGCACTGGGAGCGGCATTGGCCGTGGAAGGAAGACACGCCGGCGCCGACTCTGGCCGGCAACCCGCTGATCTCGATCATCATCCCTTGCTACAACGAGGGTGATAACGCCGCCGACACCATTCACGCGGCCCTGAACCAGCTGTACCCGAATATCGAAGTCATCGCCGTCAACGACGGTTCCAGCGACAACACCGCCGCCGTGCTCGATGCCCTGGCCCTGGAAAACCCGCGCCTGCGCGTGTTGCACCTGGCGCAGAACCAAGGCAAGGCCGTGGCCTTGCGCATGGGCGCCGTGGCGGCGCGCAGTGAGTACCTGGTGTGCATCGACGGCGATGCCTTGCTCGACAAAAACGCAGCGGCCTACATGGTCGCGCCGATGCTCGACAACCCGCGCCTGGGCGCCGTAACCGGCAACCCACGCATCCGCACACGTTCTACCTTGATCGGCCGGGTGCAGGTGGGTGAGTTCTCCTCGATCATCGGCTTGATCAAGCGTACCCAGCGCGTGTTCGGGCGGATTTTCACGGTGTCGGGTGTGGTGGTGGCGTTTCGCAAGAAAGCGCTGGACCGCATCGACTACTGGTCCACCGACATGATCACCGAAGACATCGACGTGAGCTGGAAGCTGCAATTGGACCACTGGGCGATCTTCTACGAGCCCCGTGCCCTGTGCTGGATCCTCATGCCCGAAACCGTCGGCGGCCTGTGGAAACAGCGCCTGCGCTGGGCCCAGGGCGGCGCCGAGGTGCTGTTCAAGAACATCCGAGGTATCTGGCAATGGCGCCATCGCTACCTGTGGCCACTGCTGTTCGAATACTGCCTGTCCACCGGCTGGGCCTTTACCTTCCTGCTGTCGGTGATCTTCTGGGGCGTGGGCAAGTTCGTGGTATTGCCGCAGGCGATTGCCGTGGACTCGTTAGTGCCACCGGCCTTTACCGGCCTGGTACTGGCGATGGTGTGCCTGCTGCAATTTGCGGTGAGCATCCTGATCGACCGGCGCTATGAGAAGGACCTGTGGAAAACCCTGTTCTGGACCGTGTGGTACCCGATGGTGTTCTGGCTGGTCAGCCTGTTCACCACCCTGGTGAGTTTTCCCAAAGTGCTGTTCAACCAGCACCAGAAACGTGCGCGCTGGGTCAGCCCGGACCGCGGCATCAAACCCAGTGAAGAGGAGGCGTGA